A single genomic interval of candidate division WOR-3 bacterium harbors:
- the porA gene encoding pyruvate ferredoxin oxidoreductase, whose product MILAKTGNEALAYAMKQINPDVVAAYPITPSTEIVQLFSNYVSDGEVDTEFVPVESEHSAMTACIGAAACGCRVMTATASQGLALMHEMLFIAAGLRLPIVMAVASRSLSSPLNIHGDHSDSVASRDSGWMQFFCETVQEGYDTLIQAVKIAEKANLPALVAIDGFILSHCQERIETLDDQAVRDFLGVRQPQYNLLDWRKPILVGPATLQDYYFEFKRGEIEGMNQTLPIIQAVQEEFGKRFGRTYPVLEEYRCEDAEAVLLLMGSACGTCRVAVDRLRAQGKKVGMVKLRVYRPLVWQLLKQSLSKFKKIGVLDRVDAVNSYGGPLFTEVTSVLYNAPEKPEVFSYVYGLGGKEFTPEDAIAVYEQVLSGKKDELVTYVGVR is encoded by the coding sequence ATGATTCTGGCGAAGACCGGCAATGAGGCGTTGGCCTACGCAATGAAGCAGATTAACCCAGATGTGGTGGCGGCTTATCCTATTACTCCATCAACCGAAATCGTTCAGTTGTTTTCTAACTATGTCAGTGATGGTGAGGTGGATACTGAGTTCGTCCCGGTGGAGAGCGAACATTCCGCAATGACCGCCTGTATCGGTGCGGCGGCTTGTGGTTGCCGGGTGATGACCGCAACCGCTTCACAGGGTCTGGCTTTGATGCACGAGATGCTTTTTATCGCTGCGGGATTACGGTTGCCAATTGTGATGGCGGTTGCTTCTCGTTCGCTTTCTTCACCGTTAAACATCCATGGTGACCACTCCGATTCGGTCGCATCGCGGGATTCCGGCTGGATGCAGTTTTTCTGCGAGACGGTGCAGGAAGGTTATGATACGCTAATTCAAGCGGTGAAAATTGCAGAAAAGGCAAATCTGCCGGCGCTCGTCGCAATTGATGGGTTCATTCTTTCCCACTGTCAGGAGCGGATTGAGACCTTAGATGACCAGGCGGTGCGAGATTTTCTCGGTGTGCGACAGCCTCAGTACAATCTGCTCGACTGGCGTAAACCGATTCTGGTTGGTCCGGCAACATTGCAGGATTACTACTTTGAGTTTAAGCGGGGTGAGATTGAAGGGATGAATCAGACGCTGCCAATAATTCAGGCGGTACAGGAGGAGTTTGGCAAACGTTTTGGGCGAACATATCCGGTACTTGAGGAGTACAGATGTGAAGATGCCGAGGCGGTCTTGCTTTTGATGGGTTCAGCCTGCGGCACCTGTCGGGTTGCGGTTGACCGATTGCGGGCTCAGGGAAAGAAGGTGGGGATGGTGAAACTGCGGGTGTATCGGCCGCTCGTCTGGCAGCTTTTGAAGCAGAGTCTTAGCAAATTCAAGAAAATTGGCGTACTTGACCGGGTTGATGCGGTGAACTCCTATGGTGGTCCGCTATTTACCGAAGTAACTTCGGTACTTTACAACGCACCTGAGAAACCCGAGGTTTTTTCCTATGTTTATGGGTTAGGTGGTAAGGAGTTTACTCCGGAAGACGCCATTGCGGTTTATGAGCAGGTCCTTTCCGGTAAAAAAGATGAATTAGTAACCTATGTGGGAGTGAGGTGA